One Ascaphus truei isolate aAscTru1 chromosome 9, aAscTru1.hap1, whole genome shotgun sequence genomic region harbors:
- the SOCS4 gene encoding suppressor of cytokine signaling 4 — translation MAKNMENKLHELDVRPKSSRSRSADRKDGYVWSGKKLSWSNKSGHSSDGDAANLADKPAGPTRNQERKHSCSSIELDLDRSCSHKFLGRSLKQKLQDAVGQCFPIKTCSSRHSSALSSKRKIHISELMLDKCPFPPKSDLAYRWHLIKRHTAPVTPTQEDWVLKDGPPVDGKERPLREKNGGGGEDTMSGGHVAACEVNMGTVESVTTKALRSSKEESDNDSDDEVVTLCTSSRKRNKPKWETDDETFQAETPPKYHTQIDYVHCLVPDLFQINNNPCYWGVMDRYAAEALLEGKPEGTFLLRDSAQEDYLFSVSFRRYSRSLHARIEQWNHNFSFDAHDPCVFHAPNVTGLLEHYKDPSSCMFFEPLLSSPLHRTSPFSLQHLCRTVICNSTTYDGIDGVPVPSSMKLYLKEYHYKSKVRVRRVDGPEQRNQK, via the coding sequence ATGGCTAAAAATATGGAGAATAAACTCCATGAGCTCGATGTCCGGCCCAAGAGCAGTCGCAGTCGAAGCGCCGACAGAAAAGATGGCTACGTATGGAGTGGAAAGAAACTCTCTTGGTCAAATAAGAGTGGGCATTCGTCTGATGGCGATGCAGCGAATTTAGCGGATAAGCCAGCTGGTCCCACAAGAAACCAAGAGAGAAAACACAGTTGCTCATCTATCGAGTTGGATTTGGATCGCTCATGTAGCCATAAGTTTTTAGGTCGGTCTTTGAAGCAGAAGTTGCAAGATGCGGTGGGGCAGTGTTTTCCCATAAAGACTTGTAGCAGCCGTCACTCATCTGCGCTCTCGTCCAAAAGGAAAATTCACATCAGTGAACTCATGCTGGACAAATGCCCCTTCCCTCCCAAGTCGGATCTGGCTTACAGGTGGCATTTAATCAAAAGGCATACTGCTCCGGTGACCCCGACACAGGAGGACTGGGTCCTCAAGGACGGGCCTCCAGTAGATGGCAAGGAGAGACCGCTGAGGGAGAAGAACGGTGGTGGAGGAGAGGACACAATGTCGGGTGGACATGTCGCGGCATGTGAAGTAAACATGGGGACCGTGGAGTCGGTCACGACCAAAGCGTTAAGAAGCAGCAAGGAAGAAAGTGATAACGACTCCGACGATGAGGTGGTGACACTGTGCACTAGCTCTCGGAAAAGGAACAAGCCGAAATGGGAGACGGACGATGAGACCTTTCAGGCAGAAACCCCTCCTAAATATCATACTCAAATTGACTATGTCCATTGCCTTGTCCCAGACCTCTTTCAGATCAATAACAACCCATGTTACTGGGGAGTAATGGATAGATATGCAGCGGAGGCCCTCTTGGAAGGGAAGCCCGAAGGCACCTTCTTGCTACGGGACTCGGCCCAAGAGGACTACTTGTTTTCTGTTAGTTTCAGACGTTACAGCCGCTCCCTTCACGCCCGGATTGAGCAGTGGAACCATAACTTTAGTTTCGACGCTCATGACCCGTGCGTGTTCCATGCGCCCAACGTCACCGGCCTGTTGGAGCATTACAAAGATCCAAGCTCTTGTATGTTCTTCGAGCCACTGCTGTCCAGCCCGCTGCACAGAACTTCCCCCTTCTCGCTGCAGCATTTATGCAGAACAGTTATTTGCAACTCGACGACTTACGATGGCATTGATGGCGTCCCCGTCCCTTCTTCCATGAAACTATATTTGAAGGAATATCACTATAAATCCAAAGTTCGGGTGCGCAGGGTTGATGGACCAGAACAACGAAATCAGAAGTGA